From the genome of Apis cerana isolate GH-2021 linkage group LG15, AcerK_1.0, whole genome shotgun sequence:
acaatttttaaaatatgctaaacaaaaaaaattatttaaatttttaatttaaaatttcattatatattatatattatatatatatatatataattttatacatatattataaagttttatttttgaaaaaaataacaatcaattttaaacagttttaaaattcaatctaaCATATACtgttatatatcaaattacctAGAGTTCGATGAACGTATAACTATTTGTaccataatattaatcaacatTTATTGAGtacttcaaaattataaaaaaaaatgttaatttattatataattgtaaattgtaataaaattattattttatttacttttaattattttgatttcatgtttttaaataaaataaaatttaacttaaattaataagtcaattaaatatagttaaatatattcataactaatttttaaatttttattcgcgcgtcaaaatattttcctaaaaataaattttatttcatttttattcattaatatttttttgaattttttttgataatatttacaattttgaaatatttttgataatatttcaattttaaaatatatagattatattctaGGTATTATTATAGGTTAATATTctaactataattttattcatgtatataaaaataatataatataagaatataatacactcttaaattaattctagatATCAAGATAACGGAAAtagttaaaatacatttaaatatttgatttattaaattataaataatttaaggcATGTTAGAAACGTACATATATGGGCACGCAATTGATTGTATGTATTACATCCATAAATAAAGTACTCGACCAGCATCATGTGTTGGTGAGTGACGGAAGAGAATATTCCCCTTATTCCTATGCTGTCTCGCTAATCATCTTTCtttgtatgttatatttatttgaagtaTCATAAAACTTCATAcatcgtaattttttaataaaaactacaaaagtttattttttgtattttattgagatttttctgttgaaaatgataacaaatgcatgatattttgattatataaataattgatcaatttgGATTATGTAGATAATTGCATAAATcagaaaatcatttaataaattttttttttctattttactttcaattaatttgccttttattttaataataaggaCATTGAACTAAaggcaatttaaattttcaatagaatataatataatattattaaaataaaaattaaagtaatatagtaaaaatctatcgatatttgaattattattaatacttatacattatatttatgttcaatattgatatcttatttacatttattattctatcttcATTTAcccgatttttttaaatttttaattgctacATATGATAAGTACaagattatcaatatttattgcatatacagttcaaaattcttttgtttatatttcgcaaattaaaaaataaaaatatgacattatatatttatatttatacatcaatttaatcaaaaaattcaatctaatAAGATTTCAGTTATTGAAATCGTTAGGTtaggtaataaattttactattgtATTAAGTTctaatttataagttataaattttttaaaattctaaatttaaaaaaatatataatcagatatatgtaaatattgtatatgcaatatatgtagatatttctaatcaaaattgaataattcattaaaatttggattaaatgaatattttatacataaaaaatttgaaaatatataattaaacatattaaaatatcaatacattttatttttcctataatataaatatattcttaaatttaattaaaaataaaaaaaatatatcaaatttattaatattagaagataatatataatgaatatatttaataataagaatataagtcaagaaagaataattgtatCTTGATATGGAACAACGAAAAtgaaatacgataaaataacgatatcctatataattactttttcttaaGCTAACCAAGTTTACCACTGAAATATAATACTGTTGAAGAATAAGCTcgagtattataaattatttgcaaactATCATAACTATCATAAGACAATGAATATAATGATGATGTAACGATGAAccacatataataataaagtttttatatttttacaaatattctttcgcttaaaaaaatgataatgattctttaattttattaactttctaaataattattatcaatcattTTGTAATCATATGACacacaaatttttacattatacataatttcatttgaCGATGTTTgatctgaaaaattaaaactaaatttgtTATGTATTCAATCTacctttgttaaaaaattaattaattgattaattaattgatatcataaataatattagcatCTGATATTAACATAgacagaaatataataaatttaaccaatatataattaaaaggtTAGCTTATGTCAGCTTgagaatattaaaactatttttaaaaatttgtatttattcaattattttaaaactaattaaaattaaatttctatcataaatatatataaaattatatattaaatattttataattttaaatatatacatataaataattattaatattaaaaagaaataaaacaaaaaaattctatcaattgatatataaaactttaataaaacttttgcaGAATAAAATGGATGAATCCTCCAGCATGTACTAATGAAGCATATACACCTACCTCTGTAGAACATATAGCAAATGTAACTACTCATGGAATTTGGGTTGTACCATCTGTCATAGGTAGCTTGGAACTGGTTCGTCGTTCTATAACATGGACTCAATTAATATCAGCTTATGTATATGGTACATCTTTGATCCTTGTTTTCACAGTCTCAACATTTTTTCACAGTGTACATTACTGCAATAATAACAGGTACttgtaattatattcgatTGATGGAAAATAATGTCGgttttataaatgcaaaaaataaatcggtttACTATAGTACAtctagttttaaaattttcattttaataatttttatttgcataaatattttaaaaatatgtataatttattaataaatattttttatttaatatctttttatttaatattttattaagatgtAATTCTTCATTAGTAATGAATCTATTTGATCGAAATTTATCTTATGcatatatacttacatatgatgtactttgaaatttcgatcatgaaatttggaaaactgttaattttaattcacatttgttttaaaaatatagtaaatatttatttaataatacttttattaataaacatattaaatatttttttaaaattaatttaacatgattgattaaaaacaaacattatattttacattacataatataactataattattcaatctataatttttaaatttgaacaaaaatcAAGTATTTTatgaacataaaatataattctaacaaaataaattaataataaacaaatatttgaaatttatttattgataatttattattatcttatgtagatttaaaaatgatataacttTTCCAtcaatctaatatattttaagttaatttgatataaatatttataactttctaTTTAtgaagcaaaaattaaaaataataaataaaatttttaatatattatatattacagacAACTTAAAGAAACATTACATCGTTGTGATCGTGCTatgatttacatttttattgctGCAAGTTATTTTCCTTGGTTCAATGTAGATCATTTCCCAgatgatgaaatattatttgcaatgCGTTATGCTATTTGGATTATGGCAACACTGGGCATATTgtatcaacaaatttttcatgaacaatataaaatgttagaaacaatcttttatttaattataggaaTTGGTCCTagtattgcaattattaatgtaagtatacaattataaattaaaagattttaaaagaccattattattaaaattattaatatgatcaaatattatttgaaattatatattttaatgtttacagtatagttattataatattattgaattaaaattgggAGGACTGCTTTATATTTCTGggttattgttttttaaatctgaTGGAAGGATACCATGTGCACATGCAATTTGGCATCTTTTTGTTGCTGTAGGAGCTGGATTGCATTATTATGCTATATTAAATCATGTCTTTCCTATAGTTTGTCCATCAGATAATTTTATGACACCAGATGTATCATCAttaccaaaattattaaaatctaatattgaagaattataaaatcttctagttttgtttttcattatatcaaagttttacaaattggaagttttaatataaaatttataaaatatcaatttgcaaatttaaggtaagatttaaaataaaataaagtttttaataattaattatttataaaattttaaaaagtagaaattatcatcatgtatgaaaaatttacttttagaaAGTAACTATATTATGTACctgaaatatacataaaaaaatgttattcataaattatggaTACttgtcaaaatataaataaaaaagatagagataaaaaaatataacttagcTATTacaagattataatttaagatataattttctatgtaTTTATACAAGAAAAGTAACTTATAcacttaatactttttataaatcaataatgatagaaaaatataaatactataatactataaaaaaataaaaatatactaaaatggaatagtatattatatttatccaaatatattgaaagataagatttaataatagaataatagataatttaaataatagaataataagtggttattctttgattttttattttgttagagattttcaatttattatttataataaatgttattaataataataattaataatattactaaacAAGAATGTGATTATCTacatttatactatattaaatttatataaaatatcgtttttatcaACTATATTCTGATACATTCcattttctagaaataattctagaaaatattttttctagaaaaaatattgtaaataatatgatttgaatattattcaaaacaaaatatgaatgatcattaatttgcaatttgtaatgaatatttgtattttttgtaatgatattgctttatatacatatgtaagtaCATATATGAAAGACATAttgatatagataatattatgaaaattaaattaaatattataataaaatttattcggaTAAATGAAGTTTTACAGTAATAATGACATTTGAataaatgcataatatattgcattacatattatattatccatttaaaataatgtatagtagttattttttaataatagatagactttttataacattatattttataaacatctgTTTCTATTGTGggactaaaatataattttgtaattaatgatatttatctaataatgaatgagaaaattattgtaattgtttaattaaagtttaattcattttctgtATTTGCAACAATAATGtgccaaaatttatatttatattcaaattatacaatttctataacaaaataatatccgttattaattttatacagaatACAAAatgctatataaaaaaatatattctatagttattaataaatatttttaattttttttttaaaaaaaagttgtaatcgtaaaaatatattgatgatatgtataattattattttgttcttttcctgttgattttattacacaacaaagaaatatgattataatgtaTGTTactaatattgtaaattaataaaatacttgatatatatgtatatacaaataaaaaattaaaactttataacCAAATGAATAGAAGTAAAATAGAAGtcattattttgaatgtatattaatatatatatatatattcatgaaacacaatataaataaaaaatataattaaaaaattaaaaatctgtatttttatgtaaactataaataatttatatggatatttatatttaagtgctttcaatatattaataatcttttttttttctcacggAATTTTTACTTATGAGGTTAAAGCTTATTTGAATGTTTCATGAACATATATagtttcatgaaatatatatttatatagaaatatattcacatgaaaattatatcatcagttcatattcatttattattcttctatatatatatatatatatatatagaatagatgtattgaaaaatcaatttaaaaatcaatcgcctttcaaaattattcgattaatattggtaaattaattaaaaattcttttaagaaattctagttttattattgattatgaacaattttaaatttgaacaatttttatttaaatatgatttaaataatgaagcaAATTCATAGACCGACAACATAACTATCTGAATAAATTTGAGAAGGTAGCAAATTTGAttagttattttaatgatagatataatagaattacaaaataagattggccgaatatattatatcacagataaaattatataacactaCGTATAAAATGAGTAAGTGAAACTCATTGGCgggacaataaaaataattttccttttttattgattaatagaaatattattaatagatataaaatattatatgatttcatttacaaatactcaatattatacgatttcattttcaaataatcaatatatgtagttgtatgttatttttaaagaaaataactaaaattttttcttattcttttttatataatataaataataaaaatagttcttTTCGAatgagttttatattttatataataaaaaaacataaaagcgatatttataatttataatgacgAAGTTTTCTAGCTCATTAATTGTCTATGGCAATAGTGTGCGTTTGTGTTAttgctaaaaatattgatttaaaattgtttattatttaaataaagttttatatattatatttaatatatatatgtgtaatacatttttatatattataattaatttgtgttttaattatattataattgaatacgagagaaagaaatcttacaacattgaattaattaattaatttgtcgcgtgctaaagaattgaaaaatgttttctatgaatttacttaaagttaatttttttaaacgattaaaatattttcataataatactaatattatgattaataattatgtatcaagtagtaaaaaatataatgtatcgtCATCAATGAAATCAGTATTGTATccagattataaaataatttatatatttccttatattaaaattccttatatattaaataaaatgaagcgTAATTGCACAATTTCTTTCTGTGTAAATATACCAATAACTGTATCTTTACAAATgtggaattttataacattgaatgaaaatataaatattttatcttatagtaagtttgaataacatttaatataattttacaattaaatgtgaagttttattaatgttttgtatttattacatattttagcTTTTTTGATAACTCTCATATCacatattattacttatcCATATAATTATTCAGTTGGATCAATATATctcaaagaagataaaaaaaatttcaaagatcaaaaagttataatatcatatgtaaattattggggtaaaagaataaatttcgagACTGttgttaagaatattatttttatgaaaaaatctggtaaattatataacaaattctgTATTACATCAtgtaaaaatgatttgaagatatttatgaaatatggaaaaattgtagaaaaaaattatttttataatatttttaatgatttatcataatatttattaatttgattaataataaataaatatttatatatatatacatatatatatataaatattttcattataataaaaaataattttctttttatttaattttttttttattattttatatattttatattataatatatattttaatattgtttttaatattttttttacaaccaTCTATAATGTGCATAAGCTCGATTTGCTTcacataatttatgtaattcttgtttctttttaacaacTCGACCctaaaatataagttaataataattaaatgcaattttatattttaaaaattttgtttatataaaaaaaataacttatatcattatattatgtattatttaaatgcataataaattaaaaaaatataaatatacttgatTTTTTGCAGCATCAATAATTTCTCTTGCTAatacattagaaaatttttcaatatttcctttttcttgtGCAGTTTTAATTAGCCagtttatagataaaaattgagcTCTACTATCATTCATTGGTATTGGaacctatatatttataatatcaatttatcaatttatcaattaatatcaatttatttatctatttatataaagaaaattaaattatatgtgtacctgataataaattccacctctttttattttctttaattctaaaataggtgtacaattttttacagCATGATGCAAAAGTGTCTTTGgatccaatattatattttctctatattcaggtgaagtattataatattcatttaattttattattttaatattttcaaaagtttcttctattaattttctagCTAATTGTCTTTTACCTTTTCTCATAAGATGGTTTGTGAACTttctaacataaaatatatataattatttaaagaaaaagagaatgatataagttttaaattaaaaaaatttacctaATTACTATATCATGAAATTCAGAGCATGTCTCAAATCCAGAAGCTGGTTTTATAGGTGCatgtattaattgttttatttttgcgtTACTATACATTAATTCTTgttcatcttttttataaattggttttatataatttggtgGGAATAcactataaaattgaatatcatttcctaaattatatctataaaaaaaaaaaaatattatttatataatactcaCATCATatgcattataattataaaatttattttcgataaaggttatatgattaattttcatatataatgatatattacaaatatataataacatgcatcaattgataaaattcgaataatattaccTTAAATTAGATAGTattcttgaataaaatattcttccaaggaccatttttaatttttatatctattttaataattttatttacatttaattgtcTTGTCAAGTTCAATATgatgacaatatttttaataggttatataaaatattaaaatttataatgtaataaataatttaatgtatgaaataaaaaattttattaaaatcaatattattattttaatattcctaattaaaaaaaatataatgagagGAAAATATCATGATTcgtaaatacttaaatatgtaaaatgtaccttaatattttaatttaagaaagtaATTTTCTTGATAAAGTTGATACTAGCGCCTACAATGATGAAGCGTAGAACTATAATAGTTCGAGAATTCCTTCATAGAGTCTCTAGACTTCTAAAAACATGTatagaaaacgaaaataaGTGAGCAAgaagaaacaatttatataaagaatttataaaaattttttttaatacaagaatttttttaaataaattattaattctagtaTAGATCAATGTAAACTTaccattatatatttctttttcacttaCACTCAGATGTTATATTGAATGGTACGTATATCATTGTTGTTTCGGTTTCGTCAATTAAGTGAACGTGATAAACTTATaacaaagtatattttttttaatagaaacagtgttatattacaattaaaatcaagCGTTTCGCAAAAAGAGAgagtaagatttttttatatagtgattgcaaagaaacgaaattgcaCAAATGGTGCACTCATTGCGGAATACATATGCTAGATTGTTAAAATCTTGCGGAAAGGTCTCCTAAAAGGAGTGCCTTTAATAAGAGATTTTTCTTCTGATAGTCATCtatcaagaatattaaaaaatgacgGAAAATCGgggaaatttttcaacacCAACTACTCAAAGTAAGTTATAAtgtcataaaattaatgataaatatatgaaagattttatatacataacctaaacattaatttcgttattgataaaaaataataattttattggatatatatataatatatgttaaattattatattatattaaattatttatataatgatattattaatatttaggtTCTAGTAgacaatttaatttccaacATTTGGATTTTGCATCTATTAATGATGTTCAAAATGAAATGTCAGGTATAGTATCTGTATTTATGCATCATAACAttgtaatgatataataacatttatatttaatttataatagaaaaaaggagacaatttaaacttaattttcaAACACAAGGAAGTAATATACCACTTAATAATTCAACGAATACTTCTCTTTCTAATTCAACTGGAACTGCAGCCTGTTTACCGATGtaagttatataataagtaaaatatttatatttaaatcataaatttttgaattgtaattgtatatatttgatatatttataattttatttaataattatagatctTCTCGTCCAAATTTGCCTTTATCTTTGCCTAAATTACCAGTAAGATCTTGTACTGCAGTTCCACAAGAATTACCCGATAAAGCAaggtatatttttgaaataatcaaataattgtttaatgatattttgatgTAATTTAATGGATTATTATAGGGATAAATTACGAATGTGTCAATCAATGCAAAGTACTGGAAAATTACAGCTATCACCAAATGCAGTATATGATTTTACAAGTGAAGATCTTCAAGATCTAGGAGAAATAGGACGAGGAGGATTTGGCactgtaaataaaatgattcataGGATAAGTGATACTGTTATGGCTGTGAaggtatgtaatttattatttttattatcaaagctATCAATCagttcataatattatatttaattatagagaaTTCGTTCTACAGTGGATGAAAGGGagcaaaaacaattattaatggaTTTAGAAGTTGTAATGAAATCTAACGAATGTCCATgcattgtacaattttatggAGCTTTATTCAAAGAagtaaatctataataaatatttaataataattattattttctattctattaattctacataataattaatctatataataaagtttatttaataatctataataaattatttaatattaatatttcattattataattattatatctctatTTAGGGTGACTGTTGGATTTGCATGGAACTTATGGATACttcattagatatattttataaatttattcatgaggtattaaaagaaagaataccAGAACGTATTTTAGGAAAAATTACTGTTGCCACAGTAAAGGCGTTGAATTACCTcaaggaaaaattaagaataattcatAGAGATGTAAAACCTAGTAATATTCTATTAGATCGACATGgtaatataaaactttgtgATTTTGGTATATCAGGACAATTGGTAGATTCAATTGCACGAACTCGAGATGCTGGATGTAGGCCATATATGGCTGTATGTACAATAATAAAgcacataattaatatttaacaagatTTATATACGATCagaagtatttaaatttattgtaatttttcagCCAGAAAGGATAGATCCTCAACGTGCAAAGGGTTATGATGTTAGAAGTGATGTATGGTCATTAGGAATTACATTAATGGAAATTGCAACTGGTTATTTTCCATATCCAAAGTGGAATTCAGTTTTTGAGCAACTTTATCAAGTAGTTCAAGGTGATCCACCACGTTTATCTCCTAATGAAAATGGGAATCATTTTACAATGGATTTTGTGAATTTTGTGAATACATGGTAAATTATCTGATAATTTtagttatgataaattttaataaaaaaaataatgattatttattttttgttttagtttAATCAAGGAAGAGACACAGCGGccgaaatacaataaattattagaacatCCTTTTATCAGAAAAGCAGAAGAAGACACTGTTGATGTTTCAGCTTATATAAGTGGTGTTCTCGATAACATGGTTCTCAGGGGATTGACGCCTTTTACTACTAATCGgcattaagtaaaaaatataaaataatacatatttgtaccttaatttctataatttttcaaatcctAAATTTGAGTATTGTAAATGAATAGATTATTTGCACTTCAATTTAGTATAGatagtaaaattaatcaacCGTCGATCATTGtcgataataaatcattttgtgTAGAATCATATTATCGTgtcataaaattcttatatacataGTAATTAGAAGTGTTTAAATAACAAGTTGACATTATTGAATAGTATATAgaagaaaagttttaaatca
Proteins encoded in this window:
- the LOC107997452 gene encoding small ribosomal subunit protein uS7m → MVLGRIFYSRILSNLRYNLGNDIQFYSVFPPNYIKPIYKKDEQELMYSNAKIKQLIHAPIKPASGFETCSEFHDIVIRKFTNHLMRKGKRQLARKLIEETFENIKIIKLNEYYNTSPEYRENIILDPKTLLHHAVKNCTPILELKKIKRGGIYYQVPIPMNDSRAQFLSINWLIKTAQEKGNIEKFSNVLAREIIDAAKNQGRVVKKKQELHKLCEANRAYAHYRWL
- the LOC107997446 gene encoding monocyte to macrophage differentiation factor 2 isoform X2, yielding MNPPACTNEAYTPTSVEHIANVTTHGIWVVPSVIGSLELVRRSITWTQLISAYVYGTSLILVFTVSTFFHSVHYCNNNRQLKETLHRCDRAMIYIFIAASYFPWFNVDHFPDDEILFAMRYAIWIMATLGILYQQIFHEQYKMLETIFYLIIGIGPSIAIINYSYYNIIELKLGGLLYISGLLFFKSDGRIPCAHAIWHLFVAVGAGLHYYAILNHVFPIVCPSDNFMTPDVSSLPKLLKSNIEEL
- the LOC107997451 gene encoding dual specificity mitogen-activated protein kinase kinase 4, whose protein sequence is MTENRGNFSTPTTQSSSRQFNFQHLDFASINDVQNEMSEKRRQFKLNFQTQGSNIPLNNSTNTSLSNSTGTAACLPISSRPNLPLSLPKLPVRSCTAVPQELPDKARDKLRMCQSMQSTGKLQLSPNAVYDFTSEDLQDLGEIGRGGFGTVNKMIHRISDTVMAVKRIRSTVDEREQKQLLMDLEVVMKSNECPCIVQFYGALFKEGDCWICMELMDTSLDIFYKFIHEVLKERIPERILGKITVATVKALNYLKEKLRIIHRDVKPSNILLDRHGNIKLCDFGISGQLVDSIARTRDAGCRPYMAPERIDPQRAKGYDVRSDVWSLGITLMEIATGYFPYPKWNSVFEQLYQVVQGDPPRLSPNENGNHFTMDFVNFVNTCLIKEETQRPKYNKLLEHPFIRKAEEDTVDVSAYISGVLDNMVLRGLTPFTTNRH
- the LOC107997446 gene encoding monocyte to macrophage differentiation factor 2 isoform X1 yields the protein MDIFGLHQFVAAPIKNLLQFQRIKEIKWMNPPACTNEAYTPTSVEHIANVTTHGIWVVPSVIGSLELVRRSITWTQLISAYVYGTSLILVFTVSTFFHSVHYCNNNRQLKETLHRCDRAMIYIFIAASYFPWFNVDHFPDDEILFAMRYAIWIMATLGILYQQIFHEQYKMLETIFYLIIGIGPSIAIINYSYYNIIELKLGGLLYISGLLFFKSDGRIPCAHAIWHLFVAVGAGLHYYAILNHVFPIVCPSDNFMTPDVSSLPKLLKSNIEEL